Proteins from a genomic interval of Callospermophilus lateralis isolate mCalLat2 chromosome 1, mCalLat2.hap1, whole genome shotgun sequence:
- the Lsm4 gene encoding U6 snRNA-associated Sm-like protein LSm4: MLPLSLLKTAQNHPMLVELKNGETYNGHLVSCDNWMNINLREVICTSRDGDKFWRMPECYIRGSTIKYLRIPDEIIDMVKEEVVAKGRGRGGLQQQKQQKGRGMGGAGRGVFGGRGRGGIPGTGRGQPEKKPGRQAGKQ, translated from the exons CTTCCCTTGTCGCTGCTGAAGACAGCTCAGAACCACCCCATG TTGGTGGAGCTCAAGAATGGGGAGACGTACAATGGGCACCTGGTGAGCTGTGACAACTGGATGAACATCAACCTGCGGGAGGTGATCTGCACGTCCAGG GATGGGGACAAGTTCTGGCGGATGCCCGAGTGCTACATTCGAGGCAGCACCATCAAGTACCTGCGCATCCCCGACGAGATCATCGACATGGTCAAGGAGGAGGTGGTGGCCAAGGGCCGGGGCCGCGGTGGCTTGCAGCAGCAGAAGCAGCAGAAAGGCCGCGGCATGGGGGGCGCTGGGCGAG GTGTGTTTGGCGGCCGGGGCCGAGGCGGGATCCCTGGCACGGGCCGAGGCCAACCTGAAAAGAAGCCGGGCAGGCAGGCGGGCAAGCAGTGA